CGGAACCTGACCATGGCGCACTGGCTCTACAAATCCGAACCCTTCAAATGGTCCTGGGACCAGCAGATTGCCGCCGGGGCGACCGGCACGCATTGGGACGGCGTGCGTAACCATCTGGCCAAGCAGCAGCTTCTGGCGATGAAGCTGGGCGATCGTGGCTTCTTCTACCACTCCAATGAAGGCAAGGAGATCGTCGGCATCGTCGAGGTCATCAAGGAGGCGTATCCCGACCCCTCCGACCCCACC
Above is a window of Ancylobacter sp. WKF20 DNA encoding:
- a CDS encoding EVE domain-containing protein, producing MAHWLYKSEPFKWSWDQQIAAGATGTHWDGVRNHLAKQQLLAMKLGDRGFFYHSNEGKEIVGIVEVIKEAYPDPSDPTGKFVMVDIKAIEPLKNPVPLAAIKSEPRLAEMALMRFSRLSVQPVTDREWEIVLEMADHGR